A single Pyxicephalus adspersus chromosome 8, UCB_Pads_2.0, whole genome shotgun sequence DNA region contains:
- the LOC140337442 gene encoding olfactory receptor 1496-like, protein MIVDLASSLFMNCSEERYFFLSAFSLPFHFHLVLSFVILLIYLVSVFGNLILIGLVYAVSHLHTAMYYFLCNLSAQDIVYVSATLPKLLSVIVSDDTRIVFPECITQMFFFSFCAGAECVLLTFMSYDRYVAICAPLNYATIMNPNFCVVLCSIVWLIAFCNSFTNTMLVSNLLFCYSHNISSFYCDLKIMIDLSTSDTARMQTILSIECTLLGVIPFMLILASYLCILTTIVKIKSSTGRSKAFSSCSSHFTILMLFYGPSLSSYLIPQSENSQKVNKMLSLMYTALVPMLNPLVYSLRNKDVLKAANLWVKRYLKH, encoded by the exons aTGATAGTTGATCTTG CTTCAAGCCTTTTCATGAATTGCTCAgaagaaagatatttttttctttcggCTTTCTCTCTACCGTTTCATTTTCATCTTGTGCTTTCCTTtgtgattttattgatttatttagtaTCAGTGTTTGGAAATTTGATTCTCATAGGTCTGGTGTATGCAGTATCTCATCTCCATACCGCCATGTACTATTTCCTGTGTAACCTCTCCGCTCAGGACATTGTTTATGTATCGGCCACTTTGCCCAAATTATTATCTGTTATAGTCTCTGATGACACTCGAATCGTTTTCCCAGAATGCATCACGCAgatgtttttctttagtttttgcgCTGGAGCAGAATGTGTTCTCTTGACTTTTATGTCATATGACCGTTATGTAGCAATTTGTGCCCCACTTAACTATGCCACCATCATGAACCCAAACTTTTGTGTTGTATTATGTTCCATTGTATGGCTTATTGCGTTTTGCAATTCCTTCACCAATACCATGCTGGTTTCTAATTTACTTTTCTGCTATTCCCATAACATTAGCAGTTTCTACTGTGATCTGAAGATCATGATCGATCTCTCCACCAGTGACACCGCTAGAATGCAGACAATCTTGTCCATAGAATGCACACTTTTGGGGGTGATCCCATTCATGTTGATTTTAGCTTCCTATTTGTGTATATTAACTacaattgtaaaaattaaaagctCAACGGGAAGATCGAAGGCTTTTTCCAGCTGCTCCTCCCATTTCACCATCCTTATGTTATTTTATGGACCGTCTCTCAGTTCCTACCTAATCCCTCAATCTGAGAACTCACAGAAAGTAAACAAGATGCTATCCTTGATGTACACAGCGCTTGTACCAATGTTAAATCCTTTGGTTTATAGTTTGAGAAACAAAGACGTTTTAAAGGCTGCAAACCTTTGGGTgaaaagatatttaaaacattag